Proteins encoded by one window of Paraburkholderia terrae:
- a CDS encoding type I restriction endonuclease subunit R, whose amino-acid sequence MTTTESQIELELIAKLCDLKYTYRPELRDRAALEANFRAKFQELNRVTLTDGEFHRLLDEIVSPDVFTAAHTLRNRNAFTRDDGTPLNYTLVNINDWCKNTFEVVSQLRINTDYSHHRYDVLLLINGVPVVQIELKTLGINPRRAIEQVVEYKNDLGNGYARTLLCFVQLFVVSNRDSTYYFANNNDRHFSFNADERFLPIYQYASPDNSKINGIDRFADAFLAKCTLGQMISRYMVLVASEQKLLMMRPYQIYAVKNLVECIEQNLGNGYVWHTTGSGKTLTSFKASTLLKANPNIEKCLFVVDRKDLDRQTREEFNRFQEGCVEENTNTGTLVRRLLSDEAADRVIVCTIQKLGLALDENSKRNKGREKKGLSTYTDLLEPLRDKRVVFIFDECHRSQFGENHQAIKEFFPKAQLFGFTGTPIFDANASYKRIEGDVQTLKTTEDLFEKSLHEYTITHAIEDRNVLRFHVDYYKPDGKNAPKSGQTIAKRAVVDAILAKHDAATGGRKFNAILATASINDAIEYHEIFKMVQAEKQKADPRFLPLSIAAVFSPPADVSADVKQIQEDLPQEQEDNKHEPDAKKKALKSIIADYNDRFGTSHRIEEFDLYYQGVQSRIKDQQYSNEDLRKADPQGRYAHKLDIVIVVDMLLTGFDSKYLNTLYVDKPLKHHALIQAFSRTNRVLNDTKPYGHILDFRGQQEAVDAAIALFSGAKADKAREIWLVDKAPVVIDKLKTATEELESFMKSQGLSGKPEDIANLKGDDARAAFVEHFKRVQKLQTQLDQYTDLTMEQEMKIESILPKDELNAFRGVYLETAQRLKTQQNKPGDRSEVVDQLDFELVLFASATIDYDYIMKLIADFSTKKPGKATMTRDELIGLIAADSKFLDERDDITEYVRGLKAGEGLDESHIRAGYERFKDEKAAHELVGISAQHGVAAASLQAFVENILSRRIFDGEQLTELLAPLDLGWKARTQKELALMTVLVPLLKKRAGGREISGLEAYEE is encoded by the coding sequence ATGACCACAACCGAAAGTCAGATAGAGCTGGAGCTGATCGCCAAGCTGTGCGATCTCAAGTATACGTACCGTCCCGAGCTTCGAGACCGTGCCGCGCTGGAGGCGAACTTCCGCGCGAAGTTCCAAGAACTCAACAGAGTAACGCTCACCGACGGCGAGTTCCATCGTCTGTTAGATGAAATCGTCAGCCCCGACGTGTTCACTGCTGCTCACACACTTCGTAACCGCAATGCCTTCACTCGCGACGACGGCACGCCGCTGAACTATACGCTGGTAAACATCAATGATTGGTGTAAGAACACATTCGAGGTCGTCAGCCAACTTCGAATTAATACTGATTACAGCCACCACCGTTACGACGTTCTTCTGCTGATTAATGGGGTCCCTGTAGTCCAGATCGAATTGAAGACGCTCGGCATCAATCCCCGTCGGGCAATCGAACAGGTCGTTGAATATAAGAACGACCTTGGCAACGGCTACGCGCGAACGCTTCTGTGCTTCGTCCAGCTGTTCGTTGTCAGCAACCGCGACTCTACCTACTACTTCGCTAACAACAACGATCGCCACTTCAGTTTCAACGCAGACGAACGGTTTCTACCGATCTACCAATATGCGTCCCCGGACAATTCTAAGATCAACGGGATTGATCGCTTCGCAGATGCTTTCCTCGCCAAATGTACTCTCGGGCAAATGATCAGCCGTTATATGGTCCTCGTCGCCAGCGAGCAGAAGCTGCTGATGATGCGCCCGTACCAGATCTACGCCGTTAAGAACCTCGTCGAGTGCATAGAACAGAACCTGGGCAACGGCTACGTCTGGCATACGACTGGCAGCGGCAAGACGCTTACTAGCTTCAAGGCCTCTACACTGCTAAAGGCAAACCCGAATATTGAAAAATGCTTGTTTGTCGTGGACCGCAAAGACCTCGATCGCCAAACACGTGAGGAATTCAACCGCTTCCAAGAAGGCTGCGTCGAGGAAAATACCAACACCGGCACACTTGTCCGTCGCCTGCTTTCGGACGAAGCAGCGGACAGGGTCATTGTCTGTACGATCCAGAAACTCGGCCTCGCACTTGACGAAAACAGCAAGCGCAACAAAGGTCGAGAGAAAAAAGGACTGTCGACTTATACAGATCTCCTCGAACCGCTGCGCGATAAGCGTGTCGTCTTCATCTTCGATGAATGCCACCGCTCGCAATTCGGCGAAAACCATCAGGCTATCAAGGAATTCTTTCCCAAGGCGCAGCTTTTCGGCTTCACCGGCACGCCAATTTTCGATGCTAACGCAAGCTACAAGCGAATTGAGGGGGATGTCCAGACGCTCAAGACCACAGAGGATCTCTTCGAGAAGTCGCTGCACGAGTATACGATCACCCATGCCATCGAAGATCGCAATGTTCTTCGCTTTCACGTCGATTATTACAAGCCTGATGGCAAGAACGCACCCAAGTCAGGCCAAACAATCGCGAAGCGGGCTGTCGTCGACGCCATCCTCGCCAAGCACGACGCAGCTACGGGCGGACGCAAGTTCAACGCTATTCTCGCCACCGCGTCGATCAATGATGCAATCGAGTACCACGAAATCTTCAAGATGGTACAGGCCGAGAAGCAAAAGGCTGATCCTCGTTTTCTGCCGCTTAGTATTGCAGCGGTCTTCTCTCCGCCGGCCGACGTTAGCGCCGACGTGAAGCAGATCCAGGAGGATTTGCCACAGGAGCAAGAAGACAACAAACACGAGCCGGACGCCAAGAAGAAGGCTCTTAAAAGTATCATCGCAGATTACAACGACCGCTTCGGCACCAGTCACCGGATTGAGGAGTTCGACCTCTATTATCAGGGTGTCCAGAGCCGCATCAAGGATCAACAATATTCTAACGAAGACTTACGCAAAGCTGATCCGCAAGGAAGGTATGCGCACAAACTCGACATTGTGATCGTCGTCGATATGCTGCTGACAGGCTTCGATTCCAAGTACCTGAACACACTGTATGTCGATAAGCCTCTCAAGCATCACGCGCTAATCCAAGCATTTAGCCGGACCAATCGCGTGTTGAATGACACCAAGCCGTATGGTCACATTCTCGACTTCCGCGGCCAGCAGGAGGCCGTCGATGCCGCGATCGCGCTCTTTTCTGGTGCCAAGGCCGACAAAGCCCGCGAAATCTGGCTTGTCGACAAGGCACCCGTTGTCATTGACAAACTGAAGACGGCCACGGAAGAGCTCGAGAGCTTCATGAAGTCGCAAGGTCTCTCTGGCAAGCCTGAAGACATCGCCAACCTTAAAGGTGATGATGCTCGCGCAGCCTTCGTAGAGCACTTTAAAAGAGTGCAGAAGCTGCAGACTCAGCTCGATCAGTACACCGATCTCACCATGGAGCAGGAAATGAAAATCGAAAGCATCCTGCCCAAAGACGAACTAAACGCCTTTCGGGGCGTATACCTTGAAACCGCGCAACGGCTCAAGACCCAGCAGAATAAGCCCGGGGATCGAAGCGAAGTGGTCGATCAGCTTGATTTCGAGTTAGTCCTTTTTGCGTCTGCCACTATCGACTACGACTACATCATGAAACTCATTGCCGACTTCTCGACTAAGAAGCCGGGCAAAGCCACGATGACCCGCGACGAGCTAATCGGACTCATCGCGGCCGACTCGAAATTTCTTGACGAGCGCGATGACATTACTGAGTACGTCCGTGGCTTGAAAGCCGGCGAGGGCCTCGATGAATCGCATATTCGTGCGGGTTACGAGCGGTTCAAGGATGAAAAAGCCGCCCACGAGTTGGTTGGTATCTCCGCGCAGCATGGTGTGGCCGCCGCATCGCTTCAGGCTTTCGTCGAGAATATTCTTAGCCGAAGAATCTTCGACGGCGAGCAACTCACCGAACTGCTCGCGCCACTCGACCTCGGTTGGAAGGCTCGCACACAGAAGGAGCTAGCGCTCATGACGGTACTCGTCCCGCTACTGAAGAAGCGCGCCGGCGGCCGCGAGATTTCCGGGCTTGAGGCCTACGAGGAATAA
- a CDS encoding HNH endonuclease, whose amino-acid sequence MCLAVGVITQAAEVDHVVPLYKGGTDHRSNLQSLCTPCHDAKTRDDLGLRALGCDLLGVPVAPAQSGKR is encoded by the coding sequence ATGTGTCTCGCCGTTGGCGTGATTACGCAAGCTGCCGAAGTCGATCACGTCGTGCCGCTCTACAAGGGCGGCACCGACCATCGCTCGAACCTGCAATCGCTCTGCACGCCCTGTCACGACGCGAAGACCCGCGATGACCTCGGGCTGCGCGCGCTCGGTTGCGATCTACTCGGCGTGCCTGTCGCGCCCGCGCAATCGGGCAAGCGATGA